The following DNA comes from Streptococcus pasteurianus.
AAGCTGCGGCGAAAAAATTGCACCAGTTAGGAGCGAAAAACGTGGTTGTTAAAGGTGGTAACCGATTAAGTAAGGAAAAAGCGATTGACGTTTTTTACGACGGTGAAAACGTGACTGTTTTTGAGACGCCTGTCCTTGAAAATAATAATATCGGTGCTGGTTGTACATTTGCTTCAAGCATTGCAAGCCAATTAGTACTTGGAAAGTCTGCCAAAGCTGCTGTTGAACAATCTAAAGAGTTCGTTTATCAAGCGATTCGTCATTCAGACCAATATGGAGTGAAACAAAATTATGAAGAAAACTAATACGCGTGACTTAACCTTAATGGCTGTTTTGACAGCTTTGAGTGTTGTTTTGGCTTACATTCATGTTCCAACCCCAACAGGTTATTTGACCTTGTTAGATGTTGGAATTTATTTTACTGCTTATTATTTAGGTTCAAAATCTGGAGCAATTGTCGGTGGCTTATCTGGCTTTCTTATTGACCTTTTGCTGGGCTATCCACAATATATGTTTCATAGTCTGATTGCACATGGGGCACAAGGATTTTTTGCAGGTTGGAATGGGAAAAAACGTATTCTCGGTCTTGTACTAGCTAGTGTTTCAATGATTGGCTGGTATTTTGTAGCCGCCTTGCTGTTGGGGTATGGCTTGGGTGCTGCTTGGGCAGGTATTTTAGGAAATGTTTTACAAAATTTCTTTGGAATGTTTGTTGGTTACCTTGTCTATCTTGCTTATCTGCGTTTTGAAAAACATTAGTGTATAATGAAGTAAAAGGAGGATTGACATGAACCTACAAGAATTAGAAAAGCAAACACGTGCTATTGTGATTGATATTGTTGAACGCTCTGCTATTAAAAAAGGTCAAATTTTTGTTCTTGGCTTGTCCTCAAGCGAGGTTTCAGGTGGTTTGATTGGGAAAAATAGCAGTGCTGAAATCGGTGAAGTGATTGTTAAGATGATTTTAGAGGTGTTGAAGGAGCGTGGGATTTATCTAGCTGTACAAGGTTGTGAACATTTAAATCGTGCTTTGACGGTCGAACGCGAATTAGCTGAGAAAAAAGAATTAGAAATAGTTAATGTCATTCCAAATCTGCATGCGGGCGGAAGTGGACAAGTTGCTGCTTTCAAGTTCATGCAAGATCCTGTCGAGGTTGAAGAAATCGTGGCACATGCTGGGCTAGACATTGGAGATACCTTTATTGGTATGCATGTCAAGCGCGTACAAGTACCGTTAATCCCAGTCCAACGAGAATTGGGCGGCGCTCATGTGACTGCTTTAGCGAGCCGACCAAAATTAATTGGTGGCGCGCGTGCAACTTATACATCAGACCCAATTCGAAAATTTTAAAAATAAATAAAGAGGACGGTTGGCGTCCTCTTTTATGATATAATAGTCTATTTTGTAAGTGTCGGGTTGGCATACATCGTTGGCAATGCAATGTCATTTTCCAAAAGCGCTTCTTGGTAAAGACGGTAAAAGTTAGAATAAATGTAACTTTGTTTGCCATTTTGCACGAAAATATCAACACGGAAAACAAGTTGTGCAGTGCTATTTGTACGTGGTCCTAAAATGGTTGGACTACCAACGATTTCAGGATAAGATGGTAGCTGTTCTTTGTTGATCGTCTTAATGATATTTGAGATTTTTTCTAAGTCTGTGTGAGCGTAGATTGGAATATCAATCTGAACACGCATATCACCACGTGATTTGTTAGAAACAACAGTAATATTACGATTAGGAATGAAATGAAGTGTTCCGTCGAAACCGCGAATTTGTGTGGTACGAATACCGACGCTTGAAATATTTCCTTCAACTGTTCCAATAACGACAGAATCACCGACTTCAAATTGATTTTCAAGAAGAATAAAGAATCCGTTAACCACGTCAGTTAAAAAGCCTTGTGCACCAAGCCCAATAGCGACCCCAGCAAGACCAGCACCAGCCAATAAACTAGAAACTGGAACACCAAGAATACTCAACACCCAATAAAGTAGGAAAAAGTAGATGGTGTAGCTCATGATGTTGTGCAAAAGTTTGCTGATTGTCTTTTGGCGAGCTTCCGTTTGGCGCGAAAGCGTAATTGATTTTTCTACCGCATGTTTAAAAATAAAATCAGCAACACGCTTTATAATTAAGAAAAATAGAAAAAGAAGTATCAATGAAACCGCCTTAGAAATAAGATCCACAGCGATTTGTTCGATTTGTAATTGTTCGAGATATTTAGAGATAATATTCATACCCTTAGTTTATTAAAAAAACGAATAGCAAGCAAGTGTTTAATCTAAAT
Coding sequences within:
- a CDS encoding mechanosensitive ion channel family protein, which codes for MNIISKYLEQLQIEQIAVDLISKAVSLILLFLFFLIIKRVADFIFKHAVEKSITLSRQTEARQKTISKLLHNIMSYTIYFFLLYWVLSILGVPVSSLLAGAGLAGVAIGLGAQGFLTDVVNGFFILLENQFEVGDSVVIGTVEGNISSVGIRTTQIRGFDGTLHFIPNRNITVVSNKSRGDMRVQIDIPIYAHTDLEKISNIIKTINKEQLPSYPEIVGSPTILGPRTNSTAQLVFRVDIFVQNGKQSYIYSNFYRLYQEALLENDIALPTMYANPTLTK
- a CDS encoding ECF transporter S component, producing the protein MKKTNTRDLTLMAVLTALSVVLAYIHVPTPTGYLTLLDVGIYFTAYYLGSKSGAIVGGLSGFLIDLLLGYPQYMFHSLIAHGAQGFFAGWNGKKRILGLVLASVSMIGWYFVAALLLGYGLGAAWAGILGNVLQNFFGMFVGYLVYLAYLRFEKH
- a CDS encoding TIGR01440 family protein, with the translated sequence MNLQELEKQTRAIVIDIVERSAIKKGQIFVLGLSSSEVSGGLIGKNSSAEIGEVIVKMILEVLKERGIYLAVQGCEHLNRALTVERELAEKKELEIVNVIPNLHAGGSGQVAAFKFMQDPVEVEEIVAHAGLDIGDTFIGMHVKRVQVPLIPVQRELGGAHVTALASRPKLIGGARATYTSDPIRKF